In one window of Pseudorasbora parva isolate DD20220531a chromosome 7, ASM2467924v1, whole genome shotgun sequence DNA:
- the nmt2 gene encoding glycylpeptide N-tetradecanoyltransferase 2, which yields MMAEDSESAASQQSLELDDQDTCGIDGDNEEENEHMQGSPGGDLGAKKKKKKQKRKKEKPSSGGTKSDSASDSQEIKNPAIPMQKLQDIQRAMELLSTCQGPAKNIDEATKHKYQFWDTQPVPKLNEVVTTHGPIEPDKENIRQEPYSLPQGFMWDTLDLSNAEVLKELYTLLNENYVEDDDNMFRFDYSPNFLKWALRPPGWLPHWHCGVRVSSNKKLVGFISAIPADVHIYDTLKRMVEINFLCVHKKLRSKRVAPVLIREITRRVNLEGIFQAVYTAGVVLPKPVSTCRYWHRSLNPRKLVEVKFSHLSRNMTLQRTMKLYRLPDSTRTPGLRSMGEGDVKQVTALLQKYLSRFHLSPVMGEEEVKHWFLPQENIIDTFVVEGSDGMLTDFISFYTLPSTVMHHPLHKSLKAAYSFYNVHTETPLIDLMNDALILAKLKGFDVFNALDLMDNKTFLEKLKFGIGDGNLQYYLYNWKCPPMDPEKVGLVLQ from the exons ATGATGGCGGAGGACAGCGAGTCCGCGGCCAGCCAGCAGAGCCTGGAGCTGGACGACCAGGACACCTGCGGCATCGACGGAGACAATGAGGAGGAAAATGAGCACATGCAGGG gAGTCCTGGGGGTGATCTTGGtgcaaagaagaaaaagaagaaacagaagAGAAAGAAGGAGAAGCCAAGCTCAGGAGGAACCAAGTCTGACTCAGCCTCTGATTCTCAGGAGATCAAG AACCCTGCCATTCCCATGCAGAAACTGCAGGACATTCAGAGAGCTATGGAGCTCCTTTCCACCTGTCAAGGTCCAGCCAAAAACATAGATGAGGCCACAAAGCACAAGTACCAGTTCTGGGACACTCAACCTGTGCCCAAACTCA ATGAGGTGGTGACTACTCATGGACCAATTGAGCCGGATAAAGAAAATATCAGACAAGAGCCATATTCCCTTCCACAGGGCTTTATGTGGGACACTCTGGACCTTAGCAATGCTGAAGTG CTGAAGGAATTATACACTTTgctaaatgaaaattatgttgaGGATGATGACAACATGTTTAGATTTGACTATTCTCCTAACTTTCTGAAATG GGCGTTACGTCCACCGGGCTGGCTACCCCATTGGCACTGTGGTGTCAGGGTCTCATCCAATAAGAAGCTGGTTGGGTTCATCAGTGCCATTCCTGCAGATGTCCACATTTATGACAC gttgaagagaatGGTGGAGATTAACTTCCTCTGTGTGCATAAAAAATTGCGCTCAAAGCGCGTCGCTCCTGTACTAATCCGAGAGATCACGCGGCGGGTCAATTTAGAAGGAATTTTCCAAGCCGTGTACACTGCTGGTGTGGTCCTGCCCAAACCTGTTTCTACATGCAG ATACTGGCATCGCTCTCTAAACCCCAGGAAGCTTGTGGAGGTTAAGTTTTCCCACCTCAGCAGAAACATGACACTACAACGGACAATGAAGCTCTACAGATTACCTGAT AGCACTCGTACCCCTGGTTTGAGGTCGATGGGAGAGGGGGATGTAAAGCAGGTGACAGCATTGCTGCAGAAATACCTGAGCCGGTTCCACCTGAGCCCTGTCATGGGGGAAGAGGAGGTTAAGCACTGGTTCTTACCGCAGGAGAACATCATTGACACTTTTGTAGTTGAG GGCTCTGATGGGATGCTAACGGACTTCATCAGTTTCTACACTCTCCCATCTACAGTGATGCATCATCCGCTGCACAAAAGCCTAAAGGCTGCTTATTCCTTTTACAATGTCCACACAGAGACACCGCTCATAGACCTGATGAATGATGCTCTTATCCTAGCCAAACTG AAAggttttgatgtttttaatGCGCTGGATCTAATGGACAATAAGACTTTCTTGGAAAAGCTCAAGTTTGGGATTGGTGATGGTAACCTGCAGTATTACCTGTACAACTGGAAATGCCCTCCCATGGACCCAGAGAAA GTTGGCCTTGTTTTACAGTAA